The DNA window TCCTCACACTCGATGGTCGCCTCGCCGTCCTCGGTGCCGAGCACCCATCCCTTCTCAAGGACTGTCTTCACTGCCAGTTCGTGGGCACGTGCCAGGTTCGGGGCGCTGATGATCCGCATATTAGTAGTAGGTGGGGGGGTCGACCACAAATATTTGTTGAGCTCCCTCATGAGGTCTCTGGGGTTGCGCTGGTTGATCCGGGTCAAACTCAGAGTGGCTGGTGAGATCTTCTGGAATGATCCTGTCGGCCGATCATCCCACCCCAGATTCATGGAAAATACGTGGTTTAACGCTCAATTAATTGAAAATATGGCCATTAATTCAAAATCTCCCCGCATCGGAGTATATCGGAATGCCAGTGTTTATATAACAATAATAGATTACGTATAACTCATCAACCGAGGGAGTGATCCAGGGAGAGGCCAGGTCCTGCAGGCCGAACGTTCTCTTCATATCGACGCCGGATCCGGAGAAGCCCTGCTCATACATGATAGGGGCCCCCTCCCTGCACACCAGCCGCATCCTTGCCAGGTGTCTCTGGGGCAGTGAATCAGGAGAATGATCTATGAGGAGTGAGATTCTGTGCTGTTATATCGTGCTTGCCATGCTGCTGGGAGGGTCACTCCTGGTCATCCATGCAGATGCGACCGTGAATATCCTGCCGCTTGGCGATTCGATCACGCGGGGCGGGACCACCGCTGACTCTCCGTATCCCAGTTATCGATACCTGCTCTGGAACTACCTCAAGACCGGCGGCTACGATGTCAACTTCATCGGCTCCACGACTTTTCCCACCTTCAGCTCGTTCTCGTTCGATCAGAACCATGAAGGGCATGGGGGGTATACCACCGGTATGGAACTGGCGGGGGACTCCTCCGATGATCCCTCGGCCAAACTCTCCAACTGGCTGAAACTCTATACCCCTGACATCGTCCTCCTCCACATCGGGACCAACGATGTGATCCAGCAGGTGCCGCTTGCGACGCGGCTGAGCAATGACGCTCAGATCATCGATACGCTCAGGGCGGACAATCCGAACGTGAAGATCCTGATAGCGCAGATCATACCGACCAGCGATTCGTTCAGGAACACGAACTCCCAGCTGATCGCTTATAATAACGCGCTTCCGGCTCTGGCGGCCCAGAAGAGCACGGCCCAATCGCCGGTGATTGTGGTCGACCAGTACACCGGGTATAACGGATTTTCGGACAACCAGTACGACGGGATCCACCCACAGACCTCTGGTGAGAAGAAGATGGCCGACCGTTGGTATGCCGCACTGGTACCGCTGCTCAGCGGCGGTACAACAGTCGAACCGACACCGGTACCAACATCTGCGCCATGGGACTCGCCACAGGCGATCCCTGGTTCGATCCAGGCAACTGACTATGCTTCCGGTGGCGAGGGTGTCGCTTACCATGACACGACCACCGGCAACCAGGGTGGTGCCTACCGGAATGACGACGTGGATATCGAGTACTCTTCGGTGGAGCAGGAGTTTGTGGTCGCATATATCCGGTCAGGCGAGTGGCTCACCTACGATGTGAACATCGCCTCGGGCGGGATCTATACCGTCAACTTCAGGGTCTCCTCCCCCAACACCGGGAGTACCATCGATCTGGAGGTCGACGGGTCCGAGGTGACGATGATCCAGGTGCCCAACACCGGCTCCTTTGATACCTACACCGCGGTACAGCGGCCGGTCTACCTGCCGAGCGGCCATCACACCCTGAAACTCGACTTCAGTGGATCCTCCAATGTGAACTATCTGAAGTTCACGACCGGGATGCCGACGCCGGTGCCGACTGGGACCACAGTCTCACCGACACCGACCGGCAGCCAGACGATCACACCGACTGTGACTCCAACCGGGGTGGAGCGGGCCTATGTTTCGCATACCTTCCCCTGCAAAGTCGAAGCTGAGGACTATGACCTGGGTGGCGAAGGGATTGCGTACCATGACACGACGCCCGGCAATCTAGGCGGTGAATATCGAAGTGACGATGTCGATATCGAGGCGATGTCCGGTGGCGGAAGCAATGTCGGGTATATCAAGAATGGAGAATGGCTGGCCTATACGGTGTCCGTCCCAGTCACCAGAACCTACGTCGCGACCTTCAAATCGAGTAGCTGGGCTCCGGGCCGTTCGATCCTTGTGCAGGTGGACGGGACACCGGTCACAGCGGTCGGCGTTCCAAACACCAATTCAAGCAACGTCTATGACTCCGCTCAGGTCGCGCTTCCGATGACACAGGGAATGCACCGCATCACATTGACCTTCAATGGGGACTGTCAGAACCTGGACTGGTTCGATGTGACCAACGACATGCCCACGACCGTCACGACGCCGGTGCCGACCACGGTAGTGACGACGGTACCGACCACCATAGTAACGACGAAACCAACCACCACCACGACCACGGTGCCGACGACTGCCCCTACAACGGTCGTGACTACGGTGAAGCCGACCCAGACCTCTCTCCCGTACGTGGCTCACCGACCACCGATCAGGGTCGAGGCCGAGGATTATGACCAGGGTGGCGAAGGGGTCGCATATCATGATACGACGCTCGGCAACCTTGGTGGGCAGTACCGGCAGGACGACGTGGACATCGAGACGATAGCAGCCGGCGGGTACGATGTCGGATATATCAAGGACGGAGAATGGCTGACCTATACGATCGATGCGCCCTCCACCTCAGCGTACACCGCAGTCTTCCGGATGGCGTCATGGGGTGCCGGCCGATCGATCGGTGTCAGTGTCGACGGCGTTCAGGTCACGACGGTACCGGTTGCCATGACCGGGTCGTACAGCACGTTCACACTCTCTGCGGCTTCGTTTACGATGACCCAGGGGACCCATAAGGTCAGGTTGACCTTCAACGGAGACAGCCAGAACCTGGACTACTTCGATCTGATCCCTGGAAACTATGCGCCGACGACAACCACCGTCACGCCCGTCCCCACAACCGTGATGACCACAGCGACGGTTACGACGACGGCGGCGACCACGACAGTGCCGACGACGACACCAACCACTACTGTCCCCACGACGGTCGTGACCACAGGTACCACGACGGTTACGACGACAGCGGCGACCACGACGGTGCCGACCACTGCAGTAACAACGGTGACAACGACACCAGCCCCGTCAGGCACCGTCTGGCAGATCCCGACCCATATCGAGGCCGAGGATTATGACCAGGGTGGCGAAGGGGTCGCATACCATGATACGACGCTCGGCAACCTTGGCGGGCAGTACAGACAGGACGATGTGGATATCGAGGCTATATCCGGCGGCGGGTACGATGTCTGCTACATCAGGGACGGTGAATGGCTGCGGTATCATATTACGGTCCAGAACACCGGCATTTACACCGCGACCTTCAGGGTCGGAAGCTGGAACCAGGGGAGGGCGATCACCATCGGGGTCGACGGTGTTGGGGTAGCCGTGGCCGCGGTCCCGAACACCGGTTCGAGCAGTGCCTATACCACCACTGCGGTGGCGGTTCCACTGGCTGCCGGGGATCATATGCTCACCCTGACCTTCAACGGTGATGGCCAGAATCTGGACTGGTTCACACTGGGTAATGGTGTGATCCAGACGACGACACCGACGACTGTGGCGCCGACGACTGCCCCCACGACGGTGCCTACCACCGTGGTGACGACCGTGAAACCCACGACCACGGTGACGACCGTCACCCCGACGACCATGGCGACCACTGTGAAACCCACGACGGTGGTCACGACCACTATTTCCCCGACGATCCCGACGATTCCAGTCAGCACCACGGCGACGACCCTCCCTCTCCCCGATACCAAGGCCTACACGAGTCTCTCTCTTCCGGGTCGGCTGCAGGCCGAGAACTATGACAACGGCGGCGAAGGGGTTGGCTACCATGATACCACCCCTAGCAACCAGGGCGGTGCCTATCGGAACGATGATGCTGACGTCGAAAGCCTGATCGACAACAGCGGATACGATGTCTGCTGGATCCGGGATGGCGAATGGCTGAAGTACACCGTGACCGTCCAGCAGAGCAGAACGTATGGGGCCGCCTTCAGGGTTGCCTCCCCACAGGCCGGGGGGCAGGTCGAGCTGAAGGTCGACGGTACAAGCGAGGTGACCGTCAACGTCCCGAACACCGGGTCGTTCGACATCTACCAGTCGATCGGCACCCAGGTACCGCTGACCGCTGGACAGCATACGATCACCCTGGCCTTCCATGGATCACGGATGAACGTCGACTACGTTGACTTCGTCTGAACGGCAGTCCGGGAGAGGTTCTCTCCTCTCTGAAAATCCCTTTTTTTCAGTTTATCGTTCGATGAAAATAGGATTGCTGGCTTCTGGTCATTCCCTACTCTGGATCAACGTCCATGGAATATGTATCGTGAACCTGGTTCCGTCCCTCTCTTCAAGGTCCACCCGTCCGCGGAGCTGGTGGCAGGCCAGAGCCCTGACGAGTTGGAACCCCAGGGTCTTTGTGGTCGTCCAGTCGAACCGTTCGGGCAGTCCTGCCCCATTGTCCCCGACCGATAGGATGAACCCGTCCTGGGTCTGCATGAAGGAGACTGTGATGGTACAGGCTTGATCGGTGTCAGCGGGGATCGGCCTGTCGATGGGAAACGCATATTTCAGGGAGTTTGTGACCAGTTCGTTGACAATGAGTCCACAGGGGACGGCGATCTCGAGGGGGAGGAGGGCCTGGTCGACCTCATACAGCACCTTCACCGGGGTGGAACCACCCAGCGACTGGATCAGTTTCGGGACCAGGTCCTGCAGATACTGGCCGAAGTTTATCTGCGAGAGATCCCTGGATCCATACAGAAACTCATGGACCAGTGCCATCGTGGCCACTCTTCCCCGCAGGTCGTGCAACAGTTGAAGGGTCTGTTCGTCGGTGATATCGTCGGCCTGGAGGTCGATCAGCGAGATGATCACGGCCAGGTTGTTCTTCACCCGATGATGGATCTCCTTCATCATCACCTCCTTCTCTTCGAGCGAGTTCCGTATCCGGTCCTCTGCAGCGACCCGCTGGATTGCGGTGATCATCTGGGGGGTGACCTCTTCAATCACCACCACCCGGGCAAGGGGAACCCTCTGTTCCCGTCGATCGGCCAGGCAGATGAGACCGATGACCCGGTTGTTCTGCCAGAGGGGGACAAGGGCGACGGACTCAAAATCTGCCTGGTTGGTGAGGTTCCAGGTCGGGTCGCCGGCCTCCTTCTGGAGCATGGTCGGTCCTGTCGTGGTGGCGTTGATGAAGAACGAACCGCTGCTGGTGAAGATGGGTAGATCTGGATCGGTGACACCCTCGATGACCGCAGTGCTGATCGTCTCGTCGACGATCCTCGACAATGGGTTACCGAACGCGTCTCCCGCTCCAGGGTTCCCGCTCCAGATTTCATACGGGGTCATCCCTGCCTGATCGAAGAGATGGATCCCCACCACATCGCAGCCGGCATACTCCTGGATCACCTGGAGATACTCCTGCAGGAGGACCGGACAGTCCAGTGGCCGGTTGGCGACCTCGAGCAGGGTATGGGAGAGCCGGATGGTATCCGATGCATGCCTCTGTTCAGTGATGTCAGTGGCGATGCTGATCAGTACCTCCTCTCCAAAGTACGTCCCTTTGTAGAAGCGGACATCCTTGGGGAAGATCTCTCCATTTTTGCGCACTCCCCAGTATTCTATCTGCTGTGGCTCTCCAGTGAACGCCTTCTGGATCAGTTCCTCAATCTTCTTCAGATCATTCATGCCCGGAGCCGAGAGGAACTCTGGATATCTCCCGAGGAATGCCTCCCGGGGATAGCCGTACATCGACACCGCACCATCATTCGCATCAAGAAACCTCCCTTTCTGATCCAGGATGAAGATCGTCTGTCGGATGGTGTTGAAGAGGCCATGGTAACTCGCTTCGCTCTCCTTGAGTTCCTCCTCCGCCCGTCTCCGTTCGGTGACATCCCGGGCAATACCCCGGAATCCGGTGACCTGTCCGGTCTTATCCCTGATCTTTGCAGAGCGGATCTCGATACTGCGTGGCGTCCCATCGGCATGATGCGCCGGGACTTCGAAGGTATTGATCTCCTCCCTGCTCTGCAGGTGTGAGCCGAGGATCTTCTGCACCGTGGGAATAAAACTGGGGATTATAAGGAAGAGAATCGGTTTTCCGAGCATCTCCTCAGTGGAATAACCGAGAATATCTCCAATC is part of the Methanosphaerula palustris E1-9c genome and encodes:
- a CDS encoding carbohydrate-binding protein; amino-acid sequence: MRSEILCCYIVLAMLLGGSLLVIHADATVNILPLGDSITRGGTTADSPYPSYRYLLWNYLKTGGYDVNFIGSTTFPTFSSFSFDQNHEGHGGYTTGMELAGDSSDDPSAKLSNWLKLYTPDIVLLHIGTNDVIQQVPLATRLSNDAQIIDTLRADNPNVKILIAQIIPTSDSFRNTNSQLIAYNNALPALAAQKSTAQSPVIVVDQYTGYNGFSDNQYDGIHPQTSGEKKMADRWYAALVPLLSGGTTVEPTPVPTSAPWDSPQAIPGSIQATDYASGGEGVAYHDTTTGNQGGAYRNDDVDIEYSSVEQEFVVAYIRSGEWLTYDVNIASGGIYTVNFRVSSPNTGSTIDLEVDGSEVTMIQVPNTGSFDTYTAVQRPVYLPSGHHTLKLDFSGSSNVNYLKFTTGMPTPVPTGTTVSPTPTGSQTITPTVTPTGVERAYVSHTFPCKVEAEDYDLGGEGIAYHDTTPGNLGGEYRSDDVDIEAMSGGGSNVGYIKNGEWLAYTVSVPVTRTYVATFKSSSWAPGRSILVQVDGTPVTAVGVPNTNSSNVYDSAQVALPMTQGMHRITLTFNGDCQNLDWFDVTNDMPTTVTTPVPTTVVTTVPTTIVTTKPTTTTTTVPTTAPTTVVTTVKPTQTSLPYVAHRPPIRVEAEDYDQGGEGVAYHDTTLGNLGGQYRQDDVDIETIAAGGYDVGYIKDGEWLTYTIDAPSTSAYTAVFRMASWGAGRSIGVSVDGVQVTTVPVAMTGSYSTFTLSAASFTMTQGTHKVRLTFNGDSQNLDYFDLIPGNYAPTTTTVTPVPTTVMTTATVTTTAATTTVPTTTPTTTVPTTVVTTGTTTVTTTAATTTVPTTAVTTVTTTPAPSGTVWQIPTHIEAEDYDQGGEGVAYHDTTLGNLGGQYRQDDVDIEAISGGGYDVCYIRDGEWLRYHITVQNTGIYTATFRVGSWNQGRAITIGVDGVGVAVAAVPNTGSSSAYTTTAVAVPLAAGDHMLTLTFNGDGQNLDWFTLGNGVIQTTTPTTVAPTTAPTTVPTTVVTTVKPTTTVTTVTPTTMATTVKPTTVVTTTISPTIPTIPVSTTATTLPLPDTKAYTSLSLPGRLQAENYDNGGEGVGYHDTTPSNQGGAYRNDDADVESLIDNSGYDVCWIRDGEWLKYTVTVQQSRTYGAAFRVASPQAGGQVELKVDGTSEVTVNVPNTGSFDIYQSIGTQVPLTAGQHTITLAFHGSRMNVDYVDFV
- a CDS encoding response regulator; this translates as MFHVLYVDDESDLLNLGKIFLEQSHQITIDTATSAEDALTCGNLQTYDAVISDYQMPGMNGITFLKEVRSRYRDLPFILFTGRGREEVVIEAIDSGVDHYVQKGGDPRPQFAELEHRVLQAIEARQGKVALQESEERFRSLFTSIFNGFAHHQIICDAEGRPVDYRFIDVNPAFERLTGLKRNEILGKTVLEVLPDIEPFWIERYGRTALTGKSQSFEQFTAALNRYYEVTVYSPRPGEFTTLFSDITSQKQAEEILRERETKFRTIVETSPDMIWEIDTRGIFTYLSPQIGDILGYSTEEMLGKPILFLIIPSFIPTVQKILGSHLQSREEINTFEVPAHHADGTPRSIEIRSAKIRDKTGQVTGFRGIARDVTERRRAEEELKESEASYHGLFNTIRQTIFILDQKGRFLDANDGAVSMYGYPREAFLGRYPEFLSAPGMNDLKKIEELIQKAFTGEPQQIEYWGVRKNGEIFPKDVRFYKGTYFGEEVLISIATDITEQRHASDTIRLSHTLLEVANRPLDCPVLLQEYLQVIQEYAGCDVVGIHLFDQAGMTPYEIWSGNPGAGDAFGNPLSRIVDETISTAVIEGVTDPDLPIFTSSGSFFINATTTGPTMLQKEAGDPTWNLTNQADFESVALVPLWQNNRVIGLICLADRREQRVPLARVVVIEEVTPQMITAIQRVAAEDRIRNSLEEKEVMMKEIHHRVKNNLAVIISLIDLQADDITDEQTLQLLHDLRGRVATMALVHEFLYGSRDLSQINFGQYLQDLVPKLIQSLGGSTPVKVLYEVDQALLPLEIAVPCGLIVNELVTNSLKYAFPIDRPIPADTDQACTITVSFMQTQDGFILSVGDNGAGLPERFDWTTTKTLGFQLVRALACHQLRGRVDLEERDGTRFTIHIPWTLIQSRE